GTCGGATTACTCGCTCGACTACACCCGTACCCGCCCCGGCGACAACCGCAACATGGACCTTCGCAGGCAATTCGCTGCACGACTCGACCACGCCGACATCGCCGCGACTTCCATCCTCAACGGCGGTTTTCTGGAGTTGCTGGAAGGCGATGCCCCCATCGTATTGCCCGGGCGCCGGGTGCTGCACTTCGGCGACGCGCAGCAAGCGCTGGACTTCACGGCCAAGGACGACGTCGCGGCCTTCACAGCCGACGCCGCCCTGGACCCTGACACGCCGCGTTTCTTGCGCATTGCCGGCAACAGCGTGTCGCCCGCGCAGATCGCCAACACCCTGGCCGAGCTGACAGGCCAACCCTACCGCACCTTGCGTCCGGGCAATCTCGCTGCGTTGTCGGTGATCATCTCCGTGGTGCGTGCGCTCACACCCGCAAGCGACAAGCCTTTTCCTGCCTGGCAAGGCATGCAGTATCTACGAGACATGATGAGCGGCCGCGGCAAGCTGCTCGAGCTTGACAACGACCGTTACGGCCAACGTGAATGGGCATCCGTGCGCGACACCCTGGCCCGTATTCATGTGCAAGGAAACCGATGATGACCGACCGCATTCAGCCCTTCCCCATCCACATCCCGCAAGCACAACTCGACGACCTTGCCGTACGCCTGGCCCAGACCCGCTGGCCTGACGCGGAGACCGTCTCCGACATCAGCCAGGGCCCGCAGCTTGAGCGAGTGCGCGCGCTGGTCGAGCACTGGCAGAACAATTACGACTGGCGCGCCACTGAAACCCGGCTCAATCAGTGGAACAGCAGCCGGACCGAAATCGACGGGCTGGGCATTCACTTTCTGCACATCCGTTCGCCCCATGCTGACGCCCTCCCCTTGCTGATGACCCATGGCTGGCCCGGCTCCCTCCTGGAGTTCAATGCGATGATCGGCCCGCTCACCGACCCCACCGCCCACGGCGGGCAGGCCAGCGACGCGTTCCATCTGGTGATTCCGGCCCTGCCGGGTTTTGGTTTCAGTGACAAACCACGCTCACCGGGCTGGGGCGTGGGCAAGACCGCTGCCGCCTGGGTTCAATTGATGAAACGCCTAGGCTATGGCGACCGCTGGGCTGCCCAGGGCGGTGACTGGGGCGCGGCCGTGACGACGGCGTTGGGTCACATGAGCCCGCCAGGCCTGGTGGGCATTCATCTGAACATGGTGATGTACCAGCCCACCGACGCTGAAATCACTGACGCCACGCCTGAGGAACAGCGCATGCTGGCCGACGCTCAACGCTATGAGCGCGAGCTGTCCGGCTACATGAAAGTCCAGAGCACCCGTCCGCAGTCGATCGGCTTTGCGCTGGCCGATTCGCCGGTCGGTCTTGCGGCGTGGATCTACGCGTTGTTTCAGGACGCCTCCGACAGCTCCGGGCAACCGGAGCAGGTGATCGACATCAACGCGTTGATCGACGACATCATGCTGTACTGGCTGCCCAACGCAGGCCCCAGCTCGGTGCGTTTCTACTGGGAAAGCATCCGTGAAATGCAGACCCGCGGTCCGGCCCCGCCTCAGCCCACGGCTGCGGGTGTGAGCATGTTTCCCGGCGAGCTGCTTCGCCTTTCCAAGCGTTTGGCGCACGCGCGGTTCGATGATCTGAGGTTCTTCGCCGAAGCCGAGAGCGGCGGCCATTTCGCCGCTCTCGAAAACCCGACGGTACTCACCGAGCACGTGCGCGAGACCTTCCGCCTGCTGCGGTGAAGCCATAGGCGCCTGGCGTTACCCCAACGTCGGCATCAGCAATTGCGGCAGCCCGGAGAGGTCTTTCAACACCGCATCCGGGTGCCAGGCCGGGTCGAGAGGTTCACCTTCACGGTCAATCCAGACCGACCGAATGCCCAGTTCCTGGCATACCTTCAGGTCAGAGAACTGGCCCATGGCGACGTGGATCGTTTCATCCCGCGTAACCCCCATCACGGCGTGAGAATGCTCGAACAGACGGTGATCGGGCTTGTAGACGCGTGCCTGCTGAGCAGTGATGACAAAATCGATGGGGGTCCCAATCGCGGCGATGGTGCCGCCAATTAATGCGTCGCTGGTGTTGCTGATCACGGCGATCCGGTAATGCTGGCGCAACCGGGCAAGCACCTCAGGCACCTCGGGGTGCGGCGCGATCTTCCCCAGAGTGGCCAGGAGGATTTCAAGGTCTTGGGCATCGGCCTCAAAGCCGTTTTCACCCAACGCTTCGCGCAGGCTCGCTTCAAGCACCGCCTCATAGTCCAGAAAACCTGATTGCTGTTGAAGCTCAACCGCGCGCTCACGCAGCCGGACCGCGAGGGCCGAGCTGCTTTGATCCGGGGCCTCGGCCGCGAGATGCCGCTGGAGGATGGCGGCGGCAGCGTGGCGGACGGCTCGGTGCCACTGCACCAGTGTGCCGTAGCAATCGAAGGTCAGGACCTTGGTGCGGGAATTGATTTCAAGCATGGGAACAGGGTCTCCGAGGATGGCTTAAACGTCTTTCAACTTTAGCCTCTTGGCATTTCCAGCCTGGGCCAACTAGAAAGATTGACGCCCTCATGTTTAAGCGCAAAGACAATGTGGGCGAGGTAATCACCAGCGTCCGGTGCGACCGCCGGCGGAACTGCGAGCGCGCCGGTGATCTGCTCAATGCGGGTGACGGGTTGAACGAGTGCAGGCTTCTTTACCCCTATAACCTCCAGCTCCATCGCCTTGATCAGATGGGCGTAACCCACTAGATTTCCCATATCTCCCCCTCTCTATGGCTGGATTTTCTTAACCGCGCCAAGATTTTCTTAAAATGTGCGGCGAACACTCAGAAAATATTAACCGACAACGGCCAGGCGACCATGAGGTATTTGCAACTAAGGCGTTTGGCTTCTTTGAAAGCGGCAACGCGGAGAGGTTTGAGATCCAGATCAGCCAACCTGGCCAGCATTCGTTAAAGCTTTCCTGTTTCAGGTCGAACACTATCCATTAGGGATCAGTGTTTAACCAAGAGGGGAACCGTTGGAATGCGGATGTTCAAGGAGCTATACGAGTCAATCGAGCTGCAGTTTTTCAACACCCTGACCAAAAAACTCTCGAGCCTCTTCCTGCTCGTCGCGGTCAGCGGCGGTGTGTATTGGCGCGCCGTGAGCACGCGTACGGACATCCTTGCGAAGCTCAGCAGTACCTCACTGGATGCGACTGTGGTGCAGGGCATCGAGAGCAGCCTGGACAGTCTTGGCAACGCCATTCTGTTCAGTACGCTGTTTACCTTCGCCATGATCAGCTTCATGGTGTGGTATTTCCGTCACCTGATCGTGCGCCCGGTCACGCTGATGACCCACGCCCTGGAAGACATTGCCAACGGCAAGGGCGATTTGTCCAAGGACCTGCCGCTGCTCACCCACGATGAAATCCGGGTGCTGGCGAGCACGTGCAACCGCTTCCTCGCCAGACAGCGGGAGACCATCAGCGAGATCCAGGCGCTCACGGTGCAGATTGCCGTCGAGTCGGCGCGCTCCCTGAAAAACATCAGCGATTCCAGCGACAGCGCCACCCATCAGGCACGTTTTGCCAAAGAAGTGATGGAGCAAAGCAATATGGCGGTGGGTAATATTCACGAGGTCTCACAGCAGACTCAGGGCATTACCAGCACGACGGCGCAGAACCTCGACATGGCCCGCAACTCGTACGCCGAGCTGCTGGAAGTCACCGGCAAAATTAGCGAGATCTCCAACAGCCTCAACGAATTCAGCACCCTGGTCGCCGCTTTGACACAGCGCTCTTCGAGCATCAAGTCCATCGTTGGTCTGATTCAGAAAATCTCCTCGCAGACCAATTTGCTGGCTCTCAACGCTGCCATCGAAGCCGCACGCGCGGGTGAGAGCGGACGCGGATTTGCGGTGGTTGCCGACGAGGTGCGCACGCTGGCGCAAAACGTCAGCACGGCCACCGATGATATTTCCCGGGACATCGACGCGATGTTGCTGGAAGTCACGTCCACTCACGAACAGACCTCGCACATCAGCCATAGCGCGCGCGAAACCCGCACGATCGTGGAGCGGGCTTCCGGCCACTTCGAGAGCATGATCATTGATTTCGAGGCCACCAGCGGCAAGCTGGCGGGCATTGCAGAGCACGTCGAGAACTTCGCCGTGAGCAACAGCGGAATCAACGAGCGGGTCGCGCAAATCTATGCCGACAGCCAGTCGATCGATCAGCGCATGCAGCATTCCGCAACCGCTACGCGCGATTTGCTGGGCGTCGCCGAGCGCGTACAGGCGATGCTTGGCAGTTTCGTGCTGGGTCACGGCGCCCTTGATGCGGCGGTCACCCGGGCGGGGAAATGCCGCGACACTCTCCAGCAACGCCTGGCAGAGCTGCAGCGTGAAGGCCTGAACCTGTTTGACCAAAACTACAAGCCGATACCGAACACTGACCCGAAACAGTACGTCACCAGCTACAGCGAGCGCTTCGCGAAAGTGTGCCAGGAAGAAATTGACGCACTGACCAAAGGCACCAAGGGTGGCAAGGTCTCCTTCATCGTCGACAACCGGGGCTATTGCCCGGTCAACAACAGCTGGGTCTCGAAACCGCCCACCGGTGACCGCACCATCGACCTGCCGGTGTGCCGCAACAAGCGCATGTTCGCCGACCCGGTCGGCCTGCGCGCCGCAGGCAATACCCAGCGCTTCCTGCTGCAGACCTACCTGCGCGACACCGGGGAAATCATGACCGAAATTGACGTACCGTTCTTTTTTGACGGTCGTCATTGGGGCAACTTGCGGATGGGCTTCGATTCGTCGGTATTGCTCGCGAAGTGACCTGACAGCGGCAAACGAGTGTTGCCCCGGCAGTGGGTCGTCGGGGCAATTACCGATACCCGTGCGCCTGGATGTTGAACAGGCTGGCGTACCGCCCGCCCCCAGCCATCAGTTGCTCGTGAGTGCCTTCTTCCAGAATCCGGCCCTGATCCAGCACGATGATGTGATCAGCGTTGCGTACGCTGGAAAATCGGTGAGAGATCAGCAACGTCATGCGCCCTTCGGCGTACGTGCGGAAGCGCTCGAATACGGCAGCCTCCGCCGCAGCGTCGAGGGCGGCCGTCGGTTCATCCAGAATCAGCAGATCGGCCTCACGGCGCATGTAGGCCCGTGACAGCGCCAGTTTTTGCCATTGCCCGCCGGACAGTTCCTGGCCGCCGACAAACCAGCGTCCCAACTGCGTGTAGTAGCCGTTGCTCAAGCGCTCGATGAATTCGGCGGCGATCCCTTGAGTGGCCGCATCGCGCCAACGGGCCTGGTCATCGAACGCTGCGACGTCACCCACTCCAAGGTTTTCGCCGACCGTCATCTGGTAACGGATGTAGTCCTGAAAGATTACCCCGATGCGCTGGTGCAAGGCCTGCTCGTCCCAGTCCTGCAAATCGCTACCGTCCAGCAGGATCCGGCCCTCGTCAGGCGTATAGAGCCGGGTCAGCAGTTTGATCAGTGTGGTTTTGCCCGAGCCGTTTTCGCCCACCAGGGCCAGGCTCATGCCCTGCTTCAAGTGCAGGCTGATGTTGCTCAGCGTGGGCTGCGCGGCACCCGGGTAGCGAAACCCCAGCCGCTCGCAGCGCAGACCGTCGCCCGGGCGCGCTCCGGCCTTAAGCGTGCCTCGGCCAGGCGCCACCGGCACCTCCAGGTACTCGTAGAGGTCGGACAGGTACAGGCCGTCCTCGTACAAACCGGCAATCGCGCTGAGGCTGGCAGTGATGGCGACCTGTCCTTGCTTGAACAGCACCAGGTACATGGTCATCTGCCCCAGAGTGGTCTGGCCGCGAACGGTGTCCAGCACCACCCAGGCGTACGCCACATAGAACGCGGCGGTGCCCAATAACCCGAGGGCAAAGCCCCAGCCATCACGGCGCACGGTGAGCCGGCGGTCTTCGGCGTACAGGCGCGTGAAATTGTCGCGGTAGCGCTGCAGCAACAACGGCGCCATGCCGAAGAGCTTCACTTCCTTGGTGTGAGCCTCCTGGGACAGCAA
The nucleotide sequence above comes from Pseudomonas lutea. Encoded proteins:
- a CDS encoding epoxide hydrolase family protein — its product is MTDRIQPFPIHIPQAQLDDLAVRLAQTRWPDAETVSDISQGPQLERVRALVEHWQNNYDWRATETRLNQWNSSRTEIDGLGIHFLHIRSPHADALPLLMTHGWPGSLLEFNAMIGPLTDPTAHGGQASDAFHLVIPALPGFGFSDKPRSPGWGVGKTAAAWVQLMKRLGYGDRWAAQGGDWGAAVTTALGHMSPPGLVGIHLNMVMYQPTDAEITDATPEEQRMLADAQRYERELSGYMKVQSTRPQSIGFALADSPVGLAAWIYALFQDASDSSGQPEQVIDINALIDDIMLYWLPNAGPSSVRFYWESIREMQTRGPAPPQPTAAGVSMFPGELLRLSKRLAHARFDDLRFFAEAESGGHFAALENPTVLTEHVRETFRLLR
- a CDS encoding HAD-IA family hydrolase — translated: MLEINSRTKVLTFDCYGTLVQWHRAVRHAAAAILQRHLAAEAPDQSSSALAVRLRERAVELQQQSGFLDYEAVLEASLREALGENGFEADAQDLEILLATLGKIAPHPEVPEVLARLRQHYRIAVISNTSDALIGGTIAAIGTPIDFVITAQQARVYKPDHRLFEHSHAVMGVTRDETIHVAMGQFSDLKVCQELGIRSVWIDREGEPLDPAWHPDAVLKDLSGLPQLLMPTLG
- a CDS encoding ABC transporter ATP-binding protein, whose product is MSLFTRLTAFSTQSGRAVGLVWETSRPLFSGLIVATLIAGILPALAAWIGQRIVDAVVQAMQIHATGSQAPVWPVLRYVLAEAGALALLAAAQRALSMQQALLRVQLGQKVNLMILEKAQTLSLLQFEDSAFYDKLVRVRRDASTRPLGLVTKGLGLAQNLISLASFAVLLVHFSPWALLILVLGALPVFFAETHFSGNAFRLFQRRAPETRQQNYLEALLSQEAHTKEVKLFGMAPLLLQRYRDNFTRLYAEDRRLTVRRDGWGFALGLLGTAAFYVAYAWVVLDTVRGQTTLGQMTMYLVLFKQGQVAITASLSAIAGLYEDGLYLSDLYEYLEVPVAPGRGTLKAGARPGDGLRCERLGFRYPGAAQPTLSNISLHLKQGMSLALVGENGSGKTTLIKLLTRLYTPDEGRILLDGSDLQDWDEQALHQRIGVIFQDYIRYQMTVGENLGVGDVAAFDDQARWRDAATQGIAAEFIERLSNGYYTQLGRWFVGGQELSGGQWQKLALSRAYMRREADLLILDEPTAALDAAAEAAVFERFRTYAEGRMTLLISHRFSSVRNADHIIVLDQGRILEEGTHEQLMAGGGRYASLFNIQAHGYR
- a CDS encoding methyl-accepting chemotaxis protein, producing the protein MRMFKELYESIELQFFNTLTKKLSSLFLLVAVSGGVYWRAVSTRTDILAKLSSTSLDATVVQGIESSLDSLGNAILFSTLFTFAMISFMVWYFRHLIVRPVTLMTHALEDIANGKGDLSKDLPLLTHDEIRVLASTCNRFLARQRETISEIQALTVQIAVESARSLKNISDSSDSATHQARFAKEVMEQSNMAVGNIHEVSQQTQGITSTTAQNLDMARNSYAELLEVTGKISEISNSLNEFSTLVAALTQRSSSIKSIVGLIQKISSQTNLLALNAAIEAARAGESGRGFAVVADEVRTLAQNVSTATDDISRDIDAMLLEVTSTHEQTSHISHSARETRTIVERASGHFESMIIDFEATSGKLAGIAEHVENFAVSNSGINERVAQIYADSQSIDQRMQHSATATRDLLGVAERVQAMLGSFVLGHGALDAAVTRAGKCRDTLQQRLAELQREGLNLFDQNYKPIPNTDPKQYVTSYSERFAKVCQEEIDALTKGTKGGKVSFIVDNRGYCPVNNSWVSKPPTGDRTIDLPVCRNKRMFADPVGLRAAGNTQRFLLQTYLRDTGEIMTEIDVPFFFDGRHWGNLRMGFDSSVLLAK
- a CDS encoding NmrA family NAD(P)-binding protein gives rise to the protein MNHTTELPIVVAGATGDLGQRVVQALATRGARIIALVRPDTEPARLEGLQGNHTVIIPVSLDDAHGLRRAVAGSGCVVSTLNGLETVIIKQQTALLEAAVAAGVPRFIPSDYSLDYTRTRPGDNRNMDLRRQFAARLDHADIAATSILNGGFLELLEGDAPIVLPGRRVLHFGDAQQALDFTAKDDVAAFTADAALDPDTPRFLRIAGNSVSPAQIANTLAELTGQPYRTLRPGNLAALSVIISVVRALTPASDKPFPAWQGMQYLRDMMSGRGKLLELDNDRYGQREWASVRDTLARIHVQGNR